From a single Pasteurella atlantica genomic region:
- the rpsE gene encoding 30S ribosomal protein S5, whose protein sequence is MSNIEKQAGELQEKLIAVNRVSKTVKGGRIMSFTALTVVGDGNGRVGFGYGKAREVPAAIQKAMEKARRNMVNVALDEGTLQHPVKGTHTGSRVFMQPASEGTGIIAGGAMRAVLEVAGVRNVLSKAYGSTNPINVVRATIDALENMKSPEMVAAKRGKTVEEILE, encoded by the coding sequence ATGTCAAACATCGAAAAACAAGCTGGTGAACTGCAGGAAAAGCTAATCGCGGTTAACCGTGTATCAAAAACCGTAAAAGGTGGTCGTATTATGAGTTTTACTGCTTTAACAGTAGTAGGCGATGGTAACGGTCGTGTTGGTTTTGGTTACGGAAAAGCTCGTGAAGTTCCAGCAGCAATCCAAAAAGCGATGGAAAAAGCCCGTCGCAATATGGTTAATGTAGCTTTAGATGAAGGTACATTACAACATCCTGTTAAAGGTACTCATACTGGTTCTCGCGTATTTATGCAACCAGCTAGTGAAGGTACTGGTATCATCGCTGGTGGTGCAATGCGTGCAGTGTTAGAAGTTGCAGGTGTTCGTAACGTACTTTCTAAAGCATATGGTTCGACGAATCCAATTAATGTGGTTCGTGCAACTATTGATGCATTAGAAAATATGAAATCTCCAGAAATGGTTGCTGCTAAACGCGGTAAAACAGTTGAAGAAATTTTGGAGTAA
- the trmD gene encoding tRNA (guanosine(37)-N1)-methyltransferase TrmD, protein MWIGIISLFPEMFQAITEYGVTGRAVKHNLLQIQCWNPRDFTFDKHNTVDDRPYGGGPGMLMMVQPLRDAIHAAKQAALSEDENAEVKVIYLSPQGRKLDQQGVKTLATNQKMILVCGRYEGIDERLIQAEVDEEWSIGDYVLTGGELPAMTLIDAVARFVPGVLGKQASAEEDSFATGLLDCPHYTRPEVLDGKPVPDVLMSGHHENIRKWRLEQSLERTWLRRPELLDDLALTDEQATLLKKIKQRYT, encoded by the coding sequence ATGTGGATAGGAATTATTAGCTTATTTCCTGAAATGTTTCAAGCAATTACGGAATATGGCGTAACAGGAAGAGCCGTAAAGCACAATCTTCTGCAAATTCAATGTTGGAATCCTCGTGATTTTACCTTTGATAAGCATAATACCGTTGATGATCGCCCTTATGGCGGTGGACCGGGTATGTTAATGATGGTGCAACCGTTGCGAGATGCTATTCACGCAGCGAAACAAGCCGCATTAAGCGAAGATGAAAATGCGGAAGTAAAGGTCATTTACCTTTCACCGCAAGGACGTAAACTTGATCAGCAAGGTGTTAAAACCTTAGCCACAAATCAAAAAATGATTTTGGTGTGTGGTCGTTATGAAGGCATTGATGAACGCTTAATTCAAGCAGAAGTTGATGAGGAATGGTCGATTGGAGATTACGTTTTAACAGGGGGCGAACTGCCTGCAATGACATTGATTGATGCTGTTGCAAGATTTGTTCCAGGAGTATTAGGCAAACAAGCCTCCGCAGAAGAAGATTCTTTTGCGACAGGACTATTAGATTGTCCACATTACACTCGCCCTGAAGTGCTAGATGGTAAACCGGTACCCGATGTGTTGATGTCTGGACATCACGAAAATATTCGTAAATGGCGATTAGAACAATCCCTTGAACGAACGTGGTTAAGACGCCCTGAGCTATTAGACGATCTAGCTCTGACTGACGAACAAGCGACGTTGTTAAAGAAAATTAAACAGCGTTATACATAG
- the rpsM gene encoding 30S ribosomal protein S13, with product MARIAGINIPDQKHTVIALTAIYGIGKTRAKEICALTGIAEDVKIRELSEEQIEKLREEVGKFTVEGDLRREVTLSIKRLLDLGCYRGLRHRRSLPVRGQRTKTNARTRKGPRKPIKK from the coding sequence GTGGCCCGTATTGCAGGCATTAACATTCCTGATCAAAAACACACTGTAATCGCATTAACTGCTATTTACGGTATTGGCAAAACTAGAGCAAAAGAGATTTGTGCTTTAACAGGTATTGCTGAAGACGTTAAGATCAGAGAATTGTCTGAAGAGCAGATTGAGAAACTGCGTGAAGAAGTTGGTAAATTTACTGTTGAAGGTGATTTACGCCGTGAAGTAACTTTAAGTATCAAACGTCTTTTAGACTTAGGTTGTTACAGAGGTTTACGCCATCGTCGTAGCTTACCGGTACGTGGACAACGTACTAAAACAAATGCGCGTACTCGTAAGGGTCCACGTAAACCGATCAAGAAATAG
- the rpsP gene encoding 30S ribosomal protein S16, which produces MVTIRLSRGGSKKRPFYQIVAADSRCARDGRFIERLGFFNPMAAGQAERLRVNLEGVDAWVAKGASLSTRVATLVKEARKDA; this is translated from the coding sequence ATGGTAACCATTCGTTTATCTCGTGGCGGTTCTAAAAAACGCCCATTTTATCAAATCGTTGCAGCGGACAGCCGTTGTGCACGTGACGGTCGTTTCATCGAGCGTTTAGGATTTTTCAACCCAATGGCAGCAGGTCAAGCAGAGCGTTTACGCGTGAACCTTGAAGGTGTTGATGCGTGGGTTGCTAAGGGTGCTTCACTTTCTACTCGTGTTGCGACCTTAGTGAAAGAAGCACGTAAAGACGCTTAA
- the rpmD gene encoding 50S ribosomal protein L30, protein MTKTIKVTQTRSSIARLPKHKATLKGLGLRHIRHTVELEDTPSVRGMINQVSYMVKVEE, encoded by the coding sequence ATGACAAAAACGATTAAAGTAACTCAAACTCGTAGCTCAATTGCCCGTTTACCGAAGCATAAAGCAACGTTAAAAGGTTTAGGCCTTCGTCATATTCGACACACAGTGGAACTTGAAGATACTCCATCAGTTCGTGGAATGATCAACCAAGTTTCATATATGGTTAAAGTGGAGGAGTAA
- the rpmJ gene encoding 50S ribosomal protein L36 produces the protein MKVRASVKKLCRNCRIVRRSGVVRVICSEPKHKQRQG, from the coding sequence ATGAAAGTTCGTGCTTCAGTTAAGAAATTATGCCGTAATTGCCGTATTGTTAGACGTTCAGGTGTGGTTCGAGTAATTTGTTCAGAACCAAAACACAAACAACGTCAAGGTTAA
- the rpsH gene encoding 30S ribosomal protein S8, whose translation MSMQDPIADMLTRIRNGQAANKVAISMPSSKLKVAIANVLAEEGFVESFKILEGVKPELEITLKYFQNKPVVEKIQRVSRPGLRIYKRKDELPKVMGGLGIAVVSTSKGVMTDRAARKAGLGGEIICYVA comes from the coding sequence ATGAGCATGCAAGATCCAATCGCAGATATGCTAACTCGTATTCGTAACGGGCAAGCTGCGAACAAAGTTGCTATCAGTATGCCTTCATCCAAGCTAAAAGTTGCTATTGCTAACGTTTTGGCTGAAGAAGGTTTTGTTGAGAGCTTCAAAATTTTAGAAGGCGTTAAGCCTGAATTGGAAATCACTTTAAAATATTTCCAAAATAAACCAGTTGTAGAAAAAATTCAACGTGTGAGCCGTCCTGGTCTTCGTATTTATAAACGTAAAGACGAATTACCAAAAGTAATGGGTGGTTTAGGTATTGCTGTTGTTTCTACATCAAAAGGTGTTATGACTGACCGAGCTGCTCGTAAAGCAGGATTGGGCGGTGAAATCATCTGTTATGTCGCTTAA
- the rimM gene encoding ribosome maturation factor RimM (Essential for efficient processing of 16S rRNA), translating into MSEQKMTVVGKLGSTYGIRGWLRLYSSTEQQESIFDYQPWFLKVKDQWKPVELESWRYHKNDLIVKLKGTDERESAQLLTNAEIGVDLSVFPQLEEDDFYWHDLIGCEVVNTDNYQMGTVTEIMETGSNDVLVVKAKSKDAFKKQERLIPFLYEQVVKRVDLTTKTIEVEWDAGF; encoded by the coding sequence ATGAGCGAACAAAAAATGACAGTAGTGGGGAAATTAGGATCAACCTATGGTATCCGTGGCTGGTTACGCCTTTATTCATCGACAGAACAACAAGAAAGTATTTTTGACTATCAACCTTGGTTTTTAAAAGTTAAAGATCAATGGAAACCAGTCGAACTTGAAAGCTGGCGTTATCATAAAAATGATTTAATTGTAAAATTAAAAGGCACAGATGAGCGTGAATCTGCTCAGTTACTGACAAATGCGGAAATCGGTGTGGATTTAAGTGTCTTCCCTCAATTAGAGGAAGACGATTTTTATTGGCACGATTTAATTGGTTGTGAAGTTGTTAATACGGATAACTACCAAATGGGTACAGTAACCGAGATTATGGAAACAGGTTCAAATGATGTTTTAGTCGTTAAAGCAAAAAGTAAAGATGCTTTCAAAAAGCAAGAGCGGTTAATTCCGTTTTTATACGAACAAGTAGTTAAAAGAGTCGATCTCACCACTAAAACAATTGAAGTGGAATGGGACGCAGGTTTCTAA
- the rplS gene encoding 50S ribosomal protein L19 has translation MSNIIKQIEEEQLKKDLPSFRPGDTLEVKVWVKEGSKSRLQAFEGVVIAIRNRGLHSAFTLRKISNGVGVERVFQTHSPVIDSIAVKRKGDVRQAKIYYLRERSGRSARIKERLGKK, from the coding sequence ATGAGTAACATCATTAAACAAATTGAAGAAGAACAGTTAAAGAAAGACTTACCAAGCTTCCGTCCTGGTGACACTTTAGAAGTTAAGGTATGGGTTAAAGAAGGTAGTAAAAGCCGTCTGCAAGCGTTCGAAGGCGTGGTTATTGCAATTCGTAACCGTGGCTTGCATTCAGCATTCACACTACGCAAAATCTCAAATGGCGTAGGTGTTGAACGTGTATTCCAAACTCACTCACCTGTAATTGACAGCATTGCTGTTAAACGTAAAGGTGATGTACGTCAAGCGAAAATCTACTACTTACGTGAGCGTAGTGGTCGTTCTGCACGTATCAAAGAGCGTTTGGGTAAAAAATAA
- the rpsK gene encoding 30S ribosomal protein S11, giving the protein MAKTPVRTRKRVKKQIADGVAHIHASFNNTIVTITDRQGNALAWATAGGSGFRGSRKSTPFAAQVAAERCAEIVKEFGLKNLEVMVKGPGPGRESTVRALSAAGFRITSIVDVTPIPHNGCRPPKKRRV; this is encoded by the coding sequence ATGGCTAAAACACCAGTTCGTACACGCAAACGTGTAAAAAAACAGATTGCAGATGGCGTAGCACATATCCACGCCTCTTTCAATAACACAATCGTAACTATTACTGACCGTCAAGGTAACGCTCTCGCTTGGGCTACTGCTGGTGGTTCAGGTTTCCGAGGTTCTCGTAAATCAACGCCGTTTGCAGCACAAGTTGCAGCTGAACGTTGTGCTGAAATTGTTAAAGAGTTCGGTCTGAAGAATTTGGAAGTTATGGTTAAAGGTCCGGGTCCAGGTCGTGAGTCAACAGTCCGTGCATTAAGTGCAGCAGGATTTCGTATCACGAGTATTGTAGATGTGACTCCGATTCCTCATAACGGTTGTCGTCCACCTAAAAAACGTCGTGTTTAA
- the rpsD gene encoding 30S ribosomal protein S4, whose translation MARYLGPKLKLSRREGTDLFLKSGVRTIESKCRNRLDVAPGQHGARKARLSDYGSQLREKQKVRRIYGILERQFRNYYKEANRLKGNTGENLLVLLEGRLDNVVYRMGFATTRAEARQLVSHKSIVVNGRVVNIPSYQVSVDDVVAVREKSKKQARIKASLELATQREKPTWLEVEVAKMEGVFKRTPERSDLSADINESLIVELYSK comes from the coding sequence ATGGCAAGATATTTGGGTCCAAAGCTCAAGCTAAGCCGTCGTGAAGGTACTGATTTATTTTTAAAGTCAGGCGTTCGCACGATTGAATCAAAATGTAGAAATAGACTTGATGTAGCACCTGGACAACATGGTGCACGTAAAGCACGTTTATCTGACTATGGTAGTCAGTTACGTGAAAAACAAAAAGTTCGCCGTATTTATGGTATTTTAGAACGTCAGTTCCGTAATTACTATAAAGAAGCTAATCGCTTAAAAGGTAATACCGGTGAGAACTTATTAGTATTATTAGAAGGTCGTTTAGATAACGTTGTTTATCGTATGGGATTTGCTACGACTCGTGCTGAAGCACGTCAGTTAGTTAGCCATAAATCTATTGTGGTAAATGGTCGAGTGGTAAACATTCCTTCTTATCAAGTTTCTGTTGATGATGTGGTCGCTGTTCGTGAGAAATCTAAGAAACAAGCACGAATTAAAGCATCATTAGAATTAGCTACTCAAAGAGAAAAACCAACTTGGTTAGAAGTTGAAGTGGCTAAAATGGAAGGTGTATTTAAACGTACTCCTGAACGTTCAGATCTATCAGCAGATATTAATGAGAGTCTGATCGTTGAGCTTTACTCTAAATAA
- the rplF gene encoding 50S ribosomal protein L6, translating to MSRVAKAPVNIPAGVEVKLDGQLLTVKGKNGELSRTIHNAVEVNQDAGVLTFVPKEGMVNANAQAGTARALVNAMVIGVTEGFTKKLQLVGVGYRAQVKGNTVALSLGFSHPVDHQLPAGVTAECPSQTEIVLKSADKQLVGQVAADIRAYRRPEPYKGKGVRYSDEVVRTKEAKKK from the coding sequence ATGTCTCGTGTCGCAAAAGCACCTGTTAATATTCCTGCCGGCGTTGAGGTAAAACTTGACGGACAGTTATTAACAGTGAAAGGAAAAAATGGTGAGTTGTCTCGTACAATTCATAATGCAGTTGAAGTAAACCAAGATGCAGGCGTATTAACATTTGTACCTAAAGAAGGTATGGTTAATGCAAATGCTCAAGCTGGTACTGCTAGAGCATTAGTTAATGCTATGGTTATCGGTGTTACAGAAGGCTTTACTAAGAAATTGCAATTAGTGGGTGTTGGTTATAGAGCACAAGTAAAAGGTAACACAGTTGCACTTAGCTTAGGTTTCTCACATCCGGTTGATCATCAGTTGCCTGCAGGCGTGACTGCTGAATGTCCATCGCAAACAGAAATTGTTTTAAAAAGTGCGGACAAACAGTTAGTTGGTCAAGTAGCAGCCGATATTCGTGCATACCGCCGTCCTGAGCCTTATAAAGGTAAAGGTGTACGTTACTCTGATGAAGTAGTACGTACAAAAGAGGCTAAGAAAAAGTAA
- a CDS encoding DNA-directed RNA polymerase subunit alpha produces MQGSVTEFLKPHLVNIEQISSTHAKVTLEPLERGFGHTLGNALRRILLSSMPGCAVTEVEIDGVLHEYSSKEGVQEDILEVLLNLKGLAVKVQDKDDIVLTLNKSGIGPVIAADITHDGDVEIVNPEHVICHLTDKNASISMRIRVQRGRGYVPASARIHTQSDDRPIGRLLVDARFSPVDRIAYNVEAARVEQRTDLDKLLIEMETNGTLDPEEAIRRAATILAEQLAAFVDLRDVRQPEVKEEKPEFDPVLLRPVDDLELTVRSANCLKAETIHYIGDLVQRTEVELLKTPNLGKKSLTEIKDVLASRGLSLGMRLDNWPPASIAED; encoded by the coding sequence ATGCAGGGTTCTGTGACAGAATTTTTAAAACCGCACTTAGTGAACATTGAACAAATTAGTTCAACTCACGCAAAAGTGACATTAGAGCCACTAGAACGTGGCTTTGGCCATACACTAGGGAATGCCCTTCGTCGTATATTACTTTCTTCTATGCCAGGTTGTGCGGTTACAGAAGTTGAGATTGATGGTGTATTACATGAATACAGCAGCAAAGAAGGTGTTCAGGAAGATATTCTTGAAGTGTTACTAAATTTAAAAGGTTTAGCGGTAAAAGTGCAAGACAAAGATGATATTGTTTTGACACTGAATAAGTCTGGAATTGGCCCTGTTATTGCAGCTGACATTACACATGATGGTGATGTGGAAATAGTTAACCCTGAACACGTGATCTGTCATTTAACAGATAAAAATGCGTCTATTAGTATGCGCATTCGAGTACAGCGTGGTCGAGGTTATGTACCAGCTTCTGCGAGAATTCACACTCAAAGTGATGATCGTCCAATTGGTCGTTTATTAGTTGATGCACGTTTTAGTCCAGTTGACCGTATTGCTTACAATGTGGAAGCAGCACGTGTGGAACAACGTACAGATTTAGATAAGCTACTTATTGAGATGGAGACTAATGGAACATTAGATCCTGAAGAGGCTATTCGTCGAGCTGCAACAATTTTAGCAGAGCAATTAGCTGCATTCGTAGATTTACGCGATGTTCGTCAACCAGAAGTAAAAGAAGAGAAACCGGAATTTGATCCTGTTCTTCTTCGTCCTGTTGATGATTTAGAACTTACAGTTCGTTCAGCTAACTGCTTAAAAGCAGAGACAATTCACTATATCGGTGATTTAGTACAACGTACAGAAGTAGAGTTATTGAAAACACCTAATCTTGGTAAAAAATCACTTACAGAGATTAAAGATGTGCTTGCTTCTCGTGGTTTATCACTGGGTATGCGTCTTGATAATTGGCCACCAGCAAGTATTGCTGAAGACTGA
- the glpT gene encoding glycerol-3-phosphate transporter, translated as MIGFLKPAPHKEQLPKEQIDPTYRKLRWQVFMGIFFGYAAYYFVRKNFALAMPGMIAEGWSKADLGYALAFVSIAYGISKFLMGSVSDRSNTRVFLPLGLFLSGLIMLSMGLFPWATSSVTVLAILLFLNGWFQGMGWPPCGRTMVHWWSKKERGTIVSIWNTAHNLGGAVPALLLMLASSVYAYTHNIDRDSVQSIMVWREALYYPGIAAIIASFVIFFIMRDTPQSCGLPPIEEYKNDYPDDYNPETYEKELTAKQIFVEYVFKNKLLWYIAIANVFVYLIRYGVLDWAPTYLKEVRHFGIDKSSITYALYEIAAIPGTLFCGWVSDKVFQGKRGLTGFIFMVAVTIALYVYWQTTSQDLAMIMMVVLGFLIYGPVMLIGLHALELAPKKAAGTAAGFTGLFGYLGGSVAASAIIGWTVQNNGWDSGFYVMLGGSALACVLLFLTMIQEAKHKKAMEG; from the coding sequence ATGATCGGTTTCTTAAAACCTGCACCGCATAAAGAACAGTTGCCAAAAGAACAAATTGACCCAACGTATCGTAAATTACGTTGGCAAGTCTTTATGGGTATTTTCTTTGGATATGCGGCATATTATTTTGTGCGTAAAAACTTCGCCTTAGCGATGCCAGGTATGATTGCCGAAGGGTGGTCAAAAGCTGACTTAGGTTATGCTTTGGCATTTGTTTCTATTGCTTACGGTATTTCTAAATTCCTTATGGGATCAGTATCTGACCGTTCTAATACACGTGTTTTCTTACCTCTTGGTCTTTTCCTTTCTGGATTGATTATGCTCTCAATGGGACTTTTCCCTTGGGCAACCAGTAGTGTAACAGTATTAGCGATTTTACTTTTCTTAAATGGTTGGTTCCAAGGTATGGGCTGGCCGCCTTGTGGTCGTACAATGGTTCACTGGTGGTCTAAAAAAGAACGTGGCACCATTGTTTCTATTTGGAATACCGCACATAACTTAGGGGGTGCAGTACCTGCATTGTTACTAATGTTAGCATCAAGTGTTTATGCTTATACTCATAATATCGATCGTGATTCTGTACAATCTATTATGGTTTGGCGTGAAGCACTTTACTATCCAGGTATTGCTGCAATTATTGCTTCTTTTGTTATTTTCTTTATTATGCGCGATACTCCGCAATCTTGTGGCTTACCGCCAATCGAAGAATACAAAAATGATTACCCAGATGACTACAACCCAGAAACTTATGAAAAAGAATTAACGGCAAAACAAATCTTTGTTGAGTACGTATTCAAAAATAAATTGTTATGGTACATCGCAATCGCTAATGTATTTGTTTATTTAATTCGCTACGGTGTATTAGACTGGGCACCAACTTATTTAAAAGAAGTGCGTCATTTTGGTATCGATAAATCATCTATTACTTACGCATTATATGAAATTGCCGCAATTCCAGGTACTTTATTCTGTGGTTGGGTGTCAGATAAAGTTTTCCAAGGTAAACGTGGTTTAACTGGTTTCATCTTTATGGTGGCAGTTACAATCGCATTATATGTTTACTGGCAAACCACTTCACAAGACCTTGCGATGATTATGATGGTTGTGTTAGGTTTCTTAATCTATGGTCCTGTAATGTTAATCGGCTTACACGCATTAGAATTAGCCCCTAAAAAAGCAGCAGGTACAGCCGCAGGCTTCACTGGTTTATTCGGTTACTTAGGTGGATCAGTAGCAGCAAGTGCAATCATTGGTTGGACTGTTCAAAACAACGGTTGGGACAGCGGTTTCTATGTAATGTTGGGCGGTAGTGCATTAGCCTGTGTATTATTATTCTTAACAATGATTCAAGAAGCAAAACATAAAAAGGCAATGGAAGGTTAG
- the rplO gene encoding 50S ribosomal protein L15 gives MRLNSLSPAEGAKHSSKRLGRGIGSGLGKTGGRGHKGQKSRSGGGARRGFEGGQMPLYRRLPKFGFTSLKSLRTAEIRLDELAKVEGDIITLDTLKTANLVTKDILSAKVILSGKIEKVVTVKGLRVTKGAKAAIEAAGGSIEE, from the coding sequence ATGCGTTTAAACTCTCTATCTCCAGCAGAAGGTGCTAAACATAGCAGTAAACGTTTAGGACGTGGTATCGGTTCTGGCTTAGGCAAAACTGGTGGACGTGGTCATAAAGGTCAAAAATCTCGTTCTGGTGGCGGTGCTCGTCGTGGATTCGAAGGTGGACAAATGCCTTTATACCGTCGTTTACCTAAATTTGGTTTCACGTCATTAAAATCTTTACGTACTGCTGAAATTCGTTTAGATGAATTAGCGAAAGTTGAAGGTGATATTATCACTTTAGACACACTTAAAACCGCTAATTTAGTAACAAAAGATATTTTATCTGCAAAAGTAATTTTATCAGGTAAAATTGAAAAAGTGGTAACTGTTAAAGGTTTACGTGTTACTAAAGGTGCAAAAGCTGCTATTGAAGCTGCTGGCGGTTCAATCGAGGAATAA
- the secY gene encoding preprotein translocase subunit SecY, whose protein sequence is MAKQPGYQGNNTQKSSGELKSRLLFVLFALVVFRIGSFIPVPGIDASVLSELIQKQQGTIIDMFNMFSGGALSRASIFALGIMPYISASIIIQLLTAIHPALAELKKEGAAGQRKISKYTRYSTLLLAFIQSVGISFALPNMINGLVPNPDMLFYITAVISLVTGTMFLMWLGEQITERGVGNGISLIIFAGIVAGLPGTIGQTVEQARQGEISLIVLLLIMVVAFAVTYFVVFVERGQRRIVVNYASRQQGRMMMPAKSSHLPLKVNMAGVIPAIFASSIILFPATVVKWFGENEGFEWLSDISLLLQPGQPLYIALFTMAVIFFAFFYTSMQNNPRDIADNLKKSGAFVPGYRPGEQTSRYIDKVMTRITMIGGLYIAFVCLVPYIVTSLWKVPFNLGGTSLLIVVVVIMDFIAQVQSHLMSLQYDSVLKKANLKGSR, encoded by the coding sequence ATGGCAAAGCAACCAGGATATCAAGGAAATAATACACAAAAAAGCTCCGGTGAACTAAAATCTAGACTACTATTTGTTTTGTTTGCATTAGTGGTTTTTAGAATCGGATCTTTTATTCCTGTTCCTGGTATTGATGCTTCTGTTTTATCCGAATTAATTCAAAAACAACAAGGTACCATCATTGACATGTTTAATATGTTTTCTGGTGGTGCATTGAGTAGAGCATCTATTTTTGCGTTAGGTATTATGCCTTATATTTCTGCTTCTATTATTATTCAGTTACTTACAGCCATTCATCCGGCACTAGCTGAATTGAAGAAAGAAGGAGCAGCAGGACAGCGCAAAATTAGTAAATATACAAGATACTCTACTCTTTTATTAGCATTTATTCAGTCTGTCGGTATTTCTTTTGCCTTACCAAATATGATTAATGGACTTGTTCCTAATCCTGATATGCTGTTTTATATTACAGCAGTTATTAGTTTAGTAACTGGAACAATGTTCTTAATGTGGTTAGGTGAGCAAATTACAGAACGTGGCGTAGGAAATGGAATTTCTCTCATTATCTTCGCTGGGATTGTAGCAGGATTACCAGGTACTATTGGACAGACAGTAGAACAAGCTCGTCAAGGTGAAATATCTTTGATTGTTCTGCTTTTAATTATGGTTGTTGCTTTTGCAGTAACATATTTTGTTGTTTTCGTTGAACGTGGGCAAAGAAGAATCGTGGTCAATTATGCAAGTCGTCAACAAGGGCGAATGATGATGCCTGCGAAATCTTCACATTTACCATTAAAAGTAAATATGGCAGGTGTAATTCCTGCTATCTTTGCATCAAGTATTATTCTTTTTCCTGCCACTGTTGTGAAATGGTTTGGAGAGAATGAAGGTTTTGAATGGTTGTCTGATATTTCATTATTATTACAACCAGGTCAACCGTTGTATATTGCATTATTTACAATGGCTGTGATATTCTTTGCTTTCTTCTATACAAGTATGCAAAATAATCCACGTGATATTGCGGATAATTTGAAAAAATCAGGTGCGTTTGTACCAGGTTATAGACCAGGAGAACAAACATCTCGTTATATTGACAAAGTAATGACACGAATTACAATGATTGGTGGTTTGTATATTGCATTTGTTTGTTTGGTTCCTTATATCGTAACATCATTATGGAAAGTACCATTTAATTTAGGTGGTACATCGCTATTGATTGTTGTGGTAGTTATTATGGATTTCATCGCACAAGTCCAAAGTCATTTAATGTCTTTACAATATGATTCTGTGTTGAAGAAAGCCAATTTAAAAGGTTCAAGATAA
- the rplQ gene encoding 50S ribosomal protein L17 — translation MRHRKSGRQLNRNSSHRQAMFRNMAGSLVNHEIIKTTVPKAKELRRVVEPLITLSKVDSVANRRLAFARTRNKDVVAKLFNELGPRFKERAGGYTRIMKCGFRAGDNAPMAYIELVDRPEVAEEAAE, via the coding sequence ATGCGTCATCGTAAGAGTGGCCGTCAACTAAATCGTAATAGCAGTCATCGCCAAGCGATGTTTCGTAATATGGCAGGTTCTTTAGTTAATCATGAGATTATTAAAACAACTGTACCTAAAGCGAAAGAGCTACGTCGAGTAGTTGAACCATTAATTACTTTATCAAAAGTAGATAGCGTAGCAAATCGTCGTTTAGCATTTGCTCGTACGCGCAACAAAGATGTTGTGGCAAAATTATTTAACGAATTAGGTCCACGTTTTAAAGAACGTGCGGGTGGTTATACTCGTATTATGAAATGTGGTTTCCGTGCAGGCGATAACGCACCAATGGCTTACATTGAGTTAGTTGATCGTCCAGAAGTTGCAGAAGAAGCAGCTGAATAA
- the rplR gene encoding 50S ribosomal protein L18: MDKKTARIRRASRARHLMREQGATRLVVYRTPRHIYAQVIAPNGSEVLAAASTVEKVIKEQVKYTGNKDAAVMVGKLVAERALEKGIKAVAFDRSGFKYHGRVQSLADAAREAGLQF; encoded by the coding sequence ATGGATAAGAAAACAGCTCGTATCCGTCGTGCCAGCCGTGCACGTCATTTAATGAGAGAGCAAGGTGCAACCCGTCTGGTTGTATATCGTACACCACGCCATATTTATGCGCAGGTAATTGCACCTAATGGCTCAGAAGTACTAGCAGCAGCTTCAACTGTTGAAAAAGTAATTAAAGAGCAAGTAAAATATACTGGAAACAAAGACGCAGCAGTAATGGTTGGTAAACTTGTCGCTGAACGTGCTTTAGAAAAAGGTATTAAAGCGGTTGCATTTGATCGTTCTGGTTTCAAATACCACGGACGTGTGCAATCATTGGCAGACGCTGCTCGTGAAGCTGGTCTTCAGTTCTAA